One window of Oncorhynchus kisutch isolate 150728-3 linkage group LG25, Okis_V2, whole genome shotgun sequence genomic DNA carries:
- the heatr1 gene encoding HEAT repeat-containing protein 1 isoform X1 — MTSLAHQLKRLALPQNDPNLLTRREVVSLLFDPKDASRMDRSTFFALGCTGLEELMGIEPAFSEFQETLFSQASVGMERSVQSKEVNKKLDAGISLFLTRLSPYFLLKPAQKCIEWLVHRFHIHLYNVDTLLACALPYHETKVFVRVIQLFKLKDPTNRWNWLEGLQKPGVPLARGTLITHCYKDLGFMDFICTLVTKSIKGYSGHSGNCAQLRVIFSFYASTIVPALDAVEKVSDTIISKLLPYVQKGLKSSLTDYKAATYMIVCQLAVKVVMEAQLVDILALQISKSLCKEPVLPKEGLGCLIVLLQNQKEGTVGPKSFGQLCAVTSLVPSLQAMAAVHDISPLLRYMLPHLVHAVNTTGTDEMETEEPSESTRHGNLFESVLQGLPLSGGLDNTVAKMLLEEYLSQSLLSAEGVTSLNQRLLPLVRLFESKYPGALYMVLEGHVGDLSSAEDKNLFHQFISLSMSSGKYQILGDSDTSLVLSLKHPLPSVRQMAVEHLMGIVTSGQGGFDQAFLKEALLERMKDDVPEVVAATLKALELYVDRLDPEDTVSCLLSLLQRVDLSNAGNWCPVLKEAVRVLDEPRLLEGNSDLKTCVVWGLLPFLVVTSALPDSPDLQLATCVAQSTIISQHNLTQGWAHALKAVLERCSQPDFIGLANQHLISTLTKNLSNMDPFSKRNALEKLAGLVAVQRGSLRERAAFLVLSQTLLQGLGDMSETQHLHTAQSVYSLLEPAILELAQKDMPTQQEGLSFSFSVGLGEYLQRLRAGQSMDTEYAVLLVSLLRGLISNLKCHDTSFKGETWWNPEKLDTNTCCYLRLLCRLFDVLITGAGQGHMAASFKALMKLLFQVHLSDPLELFKFLSLVWGYGSNLGDQLDCKVNAILQTQALYVGRAILSAQPGKTLTLLASGSSPVVLSLLACLSSPVREVRRAAIATLQTLAQVDSSPFHPIIDSLLKTTEELTTGPTYLSQALGKLYEEAVTGTGKGKARDKKLLVGLEELLLGVQVANCPAYTAKTILRALGEVNGESVLSVLMPVLERLLEQSGPENPTVLKDEALLMQLVLGKYNEQAAPLVVKDQDCLELFIKALGTVSKPYPDIPCFQIIALEQITKAFYSALGDEKVQQRLLGVMFDLLVESRSPVCAQTISSVFKGIAVDGELVANELAPAEKPKVTVSVQQTRRSKMLQRNAQDTPQAVPKEGAVSWQRVTLILELLQHKKKLKRPQTLVPALFSLLSRCLETSTMERGNLEYTKQLILGCLLNVCQKLSPDGGPVSKDVLDEDKFNVEVVVQCVRMSDMPQTHHHALLLLGSVAGIFPEKVLHNIMPIFTFMGANIMRLDDTYSFQVINKTVRTVIPALIKANESGDGESTAHMEAVVTRIVHVFADALPHVPEHRRLPILSQLMTTLGPARFLWVLLLLMFKQHATQTNATDKDAALERDVEFWISVCCEFEVEEQLVSLIKILKYLMALPQDKEDGPVKRPTRGKGAEKEKAEELIFNMEAHSSKELRHFKFLSVSFMAQLLASGSFVGMIAACGDIVEDSLQKLQQSLLEEILCYIHTVARCVEENTDKPTGKFWRALLNKAYDVLDKVNALLPTDTFITVMRGLMGNQLPSVRRKAMELLNNKLQQKTQWQEEQVAVLLDLKVDLLAIVGRGHGKVMEEEQAINRQTALYSLKLLCRSFGSDHKEAFVPVLNQAVEIVVSLEEEKNVMGSALLCIAEVASTLKALAIPQLPRLMPAVLQSLTERKEVLSNEIYMLSAVTALQRVTETLPHFISPYLQDTLLQVARLTRVAEKATAAPQLAVRLASLRTTVATKVPPRVLLPTITKCYSKMVNSKQSQLGPLMSILKEHIGHMEKDQLTSHQSELTYFFLIALDFRAQHCQGDLEKTKEIEGYVINCLLAMVMKLSEVSFRPLFFKLFDWCKTESVAKDRLLTFYRLSDSIADRLKGLFVLFAGHLVKPFSDLLRQTNVTKTDEAFFDTEDNIEKRCLLLEYILDCLHKICLYDTQRFVSKERADSLMTPLVDQLENTLGGEEVYQTRVTKHLVPCVGQFCVAVGDDTLWKTLNYQILLKTRHSSSKVRFSALLMLLELASKLRENYMVLLPETIPFLAELMEDECEEVEHQVQKVIHEMETILGEPLQSYF, encoded by the exons ATGACATCTTTAGCCCACCAGTTGAAACGCCTGGCCTTGCCACAAAATGACCCCAATCTGCTCACTCGTCGGGAGGTTGTATCCCTACTGTTCGACCCTAAAGATGCCTCCAGAATGGATAGAAGCACCTTCTTTGCACTTG GATGCACAGGGCTCGAGGAACTCATGGGCATCGAGCCTGCATTCAGTGAGTTCCAGGAGACACTCTTCAGCCAAGCCTCAGTGGGCATGGAGCGCAGTGTCCAGTCCAAGGAGGTCAACAAGAAACTGGACGCAGGCATCTCCCTGTTTCTTACACGCCTGTCCCCATACTTTCTACTCAAGCCTGCCCAGAAGTGCATTGAGTGGCTTGTACACAg GTTCCACATCCACCTGTATAATGTGGACACACTGCTTGCCTGTGCCTTGCCCTATCACGAGACTAAAGTGTTTGTCAGAGTCATTCAGCTCTTTAAGTTAAAGGACCCCACTAACCGATGGAATTGGCTTGAGGGGCTACAG AAACCAGGAGTTCCTTTGGCCAGAGGAACCCTAATCACTCACTGTTACAAGGACTTGGGCTTCATGGATTTCATCTGCACCCTGGTCACAAAGTCAATCAAG GGATATTCAGGACATTCTGGCAACTGTGCCCAGCTTCGAGTGATTTTCTCTTTTTATGCCTCCACTATTGTACCGGCTTTGGATGCTGTGGAGAAAGTGTCTGACACAATCATATCCAAGCTGCTGCCTTATGTTCAGAAG GGTTTGAAGTCCTCTTTGACAGACTACAAGGCTGCCACCTACATGATAGTGTGCCAGCTGGCTGTGAAAGTGGTGATGGAGGCCCAGCTGGTGGACATCCTGGCCCTGCAGATCAGCAAGTCACTGTGCAAGGAGCCTGTGCTGCCCAAAGAGGGCCTGGGCTGCCTCATCGTCCTCCTGCAGAACCAGAAGGAGGGCACTGTCGGCCCAAA ATCCTTTGGCCAGCTGTGTGCTGTGACTTCCTTAGTCCCCTCCCTCCAGGCAATGGCTGCAGTTCATGACATCAGTCCCTTATTACGCTACAtgctgcctcacctggttcatgCTGTTAATACCACCGGCACTG ATGAGATGGAGACTGAGGAGCCCTCAGAGAGCACCCGCCATGGGAACCTGTTTGAGTCTGTCCTTCAAGGCCTTCCACTGTCGGGTGGTCTTGATAACACAGTAGCAAAGATGCTACTTGAGGAATACCTCTCCCAGAGTCTGCTCTCTGCTGAGGGTGTCACTTCCCTCAACCAGCGCTTGCTGCCATTAGTCCGACTGTTTGAGTCAAA GTACCCAGGTGCTCTGTACATGGTCCTTGAGGGCCATGTGGGTGACCTCTCTAGCGCAGAGGACAAGAACCTCTTCCACCAATTCATCTCCCTGTCCATGAGCAGCGGCAAGTACCAG ATCCTCGGGGACTCTGACACCTCCCTCGTGTTGAGCCTAAAGCACCCGCTCCCCTCTGTGAGGCAGATGGCTGTGGAACACCTGATGGGCATTGTCACCTCAGGACAGGGGGGTTTTGACCAGGCCTTCCTGAAGGAGGCTCTGCTGGAGCGTATGAAGGATGACGTCCCAGAGGTGGTGGCTGCAACCTTGAAGGCCCTGGAG CTCTACGTTGATCGCCTGGATCCAGAGGACACTGTGTCATGTCTCCTCTCACTGCTACAACGTGTCGACCTCTCAAATGCTGGAAACTG GTGTCCAGTGTTGAAGGAGGCAGTGAGGGTTCTGGATGAACCCAGACTGCTTGAAGGGAACTCTGACCTTAAGACTTGTGTCGTCTGGGGTCTTTTGCCCTTTCTTGTGGTCACCTCGGCCCTGCCCGACTCCCCAGACCTCCAGCTGGCCACCTGTGTGGCCCAGTCCACCATCATATCCCAGCACAACCTCACTCAGGGCTGGGCCCATG CGCTCAAGGCCGTGTTGGAGAGGTGTTCTCAGCCGGACTTCATTGGGTTGGCCAACCAGCATCTCATCTCAACACTGACCAAGAACCTGTCTAACATGGACCCCTTCTCCAAACGCAATGCT CTGGAGAAGCTGGCTGGGCTGGTAGCAGTCCAGCGGGGCAGCCTGAGGGAGAGGGCAGCGTTCTTGGTGCTGAGCCAGACCTTACTGCAAGGCCTGGGGGACATGAGTGAGACCCAGCACCTCCACACAGCCCAGAGTGTCTACTCCCTGCTGGAGCCTGCAATACTGGAACTCGCCCAGAAAGATATGCCTACG CAGCAGGAGGGtttgtctttctccttctctgtgggGCTGGGAGAGTACCTGCAGAGGctcagggcagggcagagcatGGATACAGAGTATGCGGTGCTGCTGGTGTCACTGCTCAGAGGGCTCATATCCAACCTGAAGTGCCATGACACTTCCTTCAAAG GTGAGACATGGTGGAACCCAGAGAAGCTGGACACCAACACTTGCTGCTACCTCCGGTTGCTGTGTCGCCTGTTTGACGTCCTCATCACAGGGGCAGGCCAGGGGCACATGGCAGCCAGCTTCAAGGCCCTGATGAAGCTGCTCTTTCAG GTCCACCTGAGTGATCCCCTGGAGCTCTTCAAGTTCCTGAGTCTGGTGTGGGGTTACGGCAGTAACCTAGGAGACCAGCTGGACTGTAAGGTCAATGCCATTTTGCAAACCCAGGCCCTCTATGTGGGCAGGGCCATCCTCAGCGCCCAGCCAGGGAAGACCCTCACACTGCTGGCATCAGGCTCATCACCAG TTGTGCTGTCCCTGCTGGCCTGTCTGAGCTCCCCTGTCCGGGAGGTGAGGAGGGCAGCCATAGCCACCCTTCAGACACTAGCCCAGGTGGATAGCTCTCCCTTCCACCCCATCATAGACAGTCTGCTGAAGACCACCGAGGAGCTCACCACTGGCCCAACTTACCTCAGCCAG GCCCTGGGGAAGCTCTATGAGGAGGCTGTAACAGGGACAGGGAAAGGCAAGGCCCGGGACAAGAAGCTGCTGGTGGGGTTGGAGGAGCTGCTGCTGGGTGTCCAGGTGGCCAACTGCCCTGCCTACACTGCCAAGACCATACTGAGGGCTCTGGGAGAGGTCAATGGAGAG TCTGTGTTGTCTGTCCTAATGCCTGTCCTGGAGCGCCTGCTGGAGCAGAGCGGGCCAGAGAACCCCACTGTCCTAAAGGACGAGGCCCTGCTCATGCAGCTGGTCCTGGGGAAGTACAACGAGCAGGCAGCCCCCCTCGTGGTGAAGGACCAGGACTGCCTGGAGCTCTTCATCAAGGCCCTAGGCACGGTGTCTAAACCCTACCCTGATATCCCCTGCTTTCAGATCATCGCCCTGGAACAG ATCACCAAGGCGTTCTACTCAGCCCTCGGAGATGAGAAGGTCCAGCAGAGGCTCCTGGGGGTGATGTTTGACTTGCTGGTGGAGAGCAGGAGTCCTGTCTGTGCCCAGACCATCAGCAGTGTCTTCAAAGGG ATTGCTGTGGACGGCGAGCTGGTAGCTAACGAGCTAGCCCCAGCAGAGAAGCCCAAAGTCACCGTGTCAGTACAGCAGACCCGCAGGAGCAAGATGCTGCAGAG gaatGCCCAGGACACTCCTCAGGCAGTACCGAAAGAGGGCGCTGTGTCCTGGCAGAGGGTGACTCTCATCCTGGAGCTGCTGCAGCACAAGAAGAAGCTGAAGAGACCTCAGACGCTGGTGCCCGCTCTCTTCAGCCTGCTCTCCAG GTGTCTGGAGACGTCCACCATGGAGCGAGGAAACCTAGAGTACACCAAGCAGCTTATCCTCGGCTGCCTGCTCAACGTCTGCCAGAAGCTCTCCCCTGACGGAGGACCCGTCAGCAAAG ATGTGCTGGATGAGGACAAGTTCAACGTGGAGGTTGTGGTGCAGTGTGTGAGGATGTCCGACATGCCCCAGACCCACCATCATGCACTGCTCCTTCTGGGAAGTGTGGCTGGTATCTTCCCT GAAAAAGTCCTGCACAACATCATGCCCATCTTCACCTTCATGGGTGCCAACATCATGCGTCTGGACGACACCTACAGCTTTCAGGTCATCAACAAGACCGTCCGGACGGTCATCCCTGCCCTCATCAAG GCCAATGAGAGTGGCGACGGCGAGTCAACCGCTCACATGGAGGCGGTGGTGACACGCATCGTGCACGTGTTCGCCGACGCACTGCCCCACGTGCCCGAACACCGCCGTCTGCCCATCCTGTCCCAGCTGATGACCACCCTGGGGCCCGCCCGCTTCCTCTGGGTCCTACTGCTGCTCATGTTCAAGCAGCACGCTACCCAGACCAACGCCACAGATAAG GATGCTGCGTTGGAGAGGGACGTGGAGTTCTGGATCTCAGTGTGCTGTGAGTTTGAGGTGGAGGAACAGCTCGTCTCTCTCATAAAAATCCTGAAGTATCTCATGGCTCTGCCGCAGGACAAAGAGGACG GACCTGTGAAGAGGCCAACACGTGGCAAGGGAGCCGAGAAGGAGAAGGCAGAGGAGCTGATCTTCAACATGGAGGCCCACAGCAGCAAAGAGCTGCGCCACTTCAAGTTCCTCTCGGTCTCCTTCATGGCCCAACTCTTGGCTTCCGGCAGCTTTGTGGGAATG aTTGCGGCGTGCGGTGACATCGTGGAGGATTCTCTGCAGAAGCTACAGCAAAG TCTTCTGGAGGAGATCCTTTGCTACATCCACACTGTGGCTCGCTGTGTGGAGGAGAACACTGACAAACCAACTGGCAAGTTCTGGAGAGCTCTGCTCAACAAGGCCTACGATGTCCTGGACAAA GTGAACGCCCTGTTGCCCACGGATACATTCATCACGGTGATGCGAGGCCTAATGGGTAACCAACTGCCGTCTGTGAGGCGGAAGGCTATGGAGCTGCTCAACAACAAGCTGCAGCAGAAAACCCAGTGGCAGGAGGAGCAG GTGGCAGTGCTTCTGGACCTGAAAGTCGACCTGCTGGCCATTGTGGGACGTGGTCATGGCAAAGTCATGGAGGAGGAGCAGGCCATCAACAGGCAGACAGCCCTCTACAGCCTCAAGCTGCTGTGCCGCAGTTTTGGCTCGGATCATAAGGAGGCGTTTGTACCGGTGCTGAACCAGGCCGTGGAGATCGTGGTGTcactggaggaggagaagaacgtGATGGGCAGTGCCCTACTGTGTATCGCCGAGGTGGCCAGCACTCTGAAGGCCCTCGCCATCCCACAGCTGCCCAG GCTGATGCCGGCGGTGCTGCAGTCTCTAACCGAGAGAAAAGAGGTGTTGTCTAATGAGATCTACATGTTGAGTGCCGTCACAGCCCTGCAACGCGTCACTGAGACCCTGCCTCACTTCATCAGTCCCTACCTGCAGGACACACTGCTTCAG GTGGCTCGACTGACGCGGGTGGCAGAGAAGGCCACCGCCGCCCCACAGCTGGCCGTGCGACTGGCCTCCCTCAGGACCACTGTGGCCACCAAGGTGCCCCCCAGAGTCCTGCTGCCCACCATCACCAAGTGCTACAGCAAGATGGTGAACTCCAAACAG AGCCAGCTGGGTCCCCTGATGAGCATCTTGAAGGAGCATATTGGTCACATGGAGAAGGATCAGCTGACCTCCCACCAATCAGAGCTCACGTACTTCTTCCTAATTGCGCTGGACTTCCGGGCCCAACACTGCCAA GGTGATCTGGAGAAGACCAAGGAGATTGAGGGCTATGTGATCAACTGTCTCCTCGCCATGGTTATGAAGCTATCTGAAGTCTCCTTCAGGCCCCTGTTCTTCAAA CTCTTTGATTGGTGCAAGACTGAGAGCGTAGCCAAGGACCGCCTGCTGACCTTCTACCGCCTATCGGACAGCATCGCAGACAGGCTCAAGGGGCTCTTTGTCTTGTTTGCCGGTCACCTGGTCAAGCCCTTTTCTGACCTGCTCCGTCAGACCAAcgtcacaaagacag ATGAAGCATTCTTTGACACAGAGGACAACATTGAGAAGCGTTGCCTGCTGCTGGAGTACATACTGGACTGCCTCCATAAGATCTGCCTGTACGACACGCAGCGCTTCGTCAGCAAGGAGAGAGCCGACTCCCTCATGACCCCTCTGGTCGATCAG ttgGAGAACACCCTGGGTGGAGAGGAGGTTTACCAGACCAGAGTCACCAAGCACCTGGTGCCGTGCGTGGGCCAGTTCTGCGTTGCCGTGGGTGACGACACTCTGTGGAAGACCCTCAACTACCAGATCCTGCTGAAGACGCGACACAGCTCTTCCAAG gTGCGTTTCTCTGCCCTGCTGATGCTGCTGGAACTGGCTTCTAAGCTGAGGGAGAACTACATGGTCCTGCTACCAGAGACCATTCCCTTCCTGGCTGAACTCATGGAGG ACGAATGCGAGGAGGTGGAGCATCAAGTACAGAAGGTGATCCATGAGATGGAGACCATCTTGGGAGAGCCTCTTCAGAGTTACTTCTAA